The genomic interval TTCGACGCCGAGTCTGCAACCATCCTTGGCTGGACGCTCAGCTTTGCTGCGTTTACCCTGCTGCCGTATGCACTCGTGCTGCTGCATCTGCGTGTGTTCTATGCGCGAGAAGAAGCCTGGACACCTACGTTTATCATCGCTGGTATTACCGTCACCAAGGTAGTTCTCTCTGTTATCGCTCCAATGGCTGCCACGGATCCCAGCCGAGTAGTGATCCTTCTTGGTGCTGCCAACGGCTTTGGATTCGTTGCCGGTGCGATCATCGGCGCAATGCTCTTGCGCCGCAAGCTTGGAAATCTCGGCGGACGCGAAGTGCTAAAAACGAGCACCTGGGCCTTTATCGCCTCTGGCGCAGGTATCCTCGCCGCTCTCGCTCTGAGCTATGTCCTCGACCAGTTTATGGGCGGCCTTTTTAGTGCCTTGGGCAGCGTCGGAATGCTTGTGCACCTCGCTATTGTCGGTGTGGTCTTCCTTCTATGCACTGGTCTCGTGCTTTCACGCTCGGGCCTGGAAGAAGTTATCAACCTTGGTTATGCACTGCAACGCATCCCAGGTATGCGTCGCATCATCCATATGCGTGCCCCGCAAACCGACACTATGGTGCCAACGCGCCAGGCTATAGCCAACGAGGCCCTCGCTTTCGACGACACGTTCAACGCCACGCCAATCCCGGCACCGATGTCCGCCGGTATCGTTCGTGGTCCACGCCTGGTCCCCGGCGCGCAGGTTTCCGATGGTCGATTCCGCTTGTTGGCAGACCACGGTTCTGTCTCCACTGCGCGTTTCTGGCAGGCTAGAGAAAAGACCACGGGTAGGGAAGTAGCCCTCATCTTCGTGGATACGTCCGGGAAAGCTCCGCAGGCCCCCGCAAGCCCTGCGGCCGCCGCGGGCGAGGCAGCAGAGGTATCGCGTCGTACTCGTGCGCTGGCTAATCTCAATCACCCAGCAATCGCACCAAATATTGAGGTTTTGTCGTATCGCAACGGCTGCCTTGTTGTGGCCGATTGGGTCGCTGGTTCCTCGTTGGCTTCTGTGGCCAGCGAACCGGTTAATCCCTATGCTGCCGCCTACGCTTTTGAGCCTCTCAGCCAGGCCGCACAGTTTGCTCAAAGCGCTCACACCCCCTTAGGCATTGATAATCACGCGCGTATCCGTATCAATACAGATGGCATGGCGATCCTTGCGTTCCCCGCTGTCTTGTCTGATTCCTCCTACGAACGCGATATGCGCAGTATTCGTACCGCTCTGGGCACTCTTATTCAGGTGGACACTGCTCCGCAAGAAATCACTGCGCTTCTGCATGTCGACGCCACCGAGCTTCCGCATGCCATCGCAGATCTTCCAGATGCTCCCTCTGTTGCCGAGGACCACCTCGTTGTTGAGGAAGAAGCTACTCCTAGGCCTCGAAACACACCAGGCTTTGGTAGCGCTGGGTTTAGCAATATCGCCCGTGCGATTATCGCCATGGCGGTTGCAGTGGTCGTTGTTTCCATCGCTGTGATTACCGGTTACATCACGAGCCTCTTTGGCAGTGACCAAGGACAGGTACCTTTGAACAGCGATTCGATTGTGAACTCTAAGCCCTCTGATGCGCTAGATCTGCCTAGCATCGTGGCTCCCATTAAGAACGCTTCCGCGTGGTCTCCTAGTGGCACAACACCACATCGCGAGTCCTCATCTACTGCACAGTTGGCCATTGATCCAGATAAATCTAGTGCATGGTCTACAGGACCAATAGAAAAAGGGCAGGGGGCAGGCATCTTGCTTACTCTTGCTCAACCGCATCGGGCTAGCTCTGTGGTGGTGGAAAGCGATGGTACACCGGCAAAGATCTCTGTCTATCGGGTGGAAGACGATAATGTTTCTTCGCTAGACTCCGCTCAGCTGTTGGGAGAACGCAAAGTTTCTTCCATGCAGACTCGGATCTCGTTGGGTAAAGAACCGTTGGTCACCTCCATTCTGGTGTGGGTAACGGGGGTCCCCGACAACGCATCCGTGAAGATACACAACATCACAGTAGTAGCTAGTTCTTAAGCGCACTGTGTAGGACTGTGGTGGGAAAGAATCGTCGATTCTTTCCCACCACAGTTTTCTTTTTCTTGTTATAAATCCTCGGTTATCACCTTTGCGCAGAACCTTGCCACAAATCACCTCGCGCGATCCTTGGCGTCCCCATAGTTATTTTTGCAGGTTGCTCAAAAAGCCCCAACCAAAACCATAAAACCATATTTATGCAGGTCAAGGCATTAAAATTCTTTCTTATATAGCTCTGCAACATCCAACCTATTGTGCAAGCAGAATATCTTGCCGGCGATCTTTCTTAGTCAAGATTAAAAGCAAATCATCGTGTCGCTGGAGGGAGGCGACATCCAAACACTATGGGGGGAAATAGTGAGCTGTGCAGTCACGGCCACCGCAATCGAACATGATGCAGCCACATCCAAAACGGTCACCAACGCCATGCGCCACAAAGTTGGTGACCGACATGAGCTCTCCGTGAAAAACATCGAGAGACAAGCACAACAACACATAACAAAGATCCATGACACCGATCTTGTTATCCAGTTCCTCGAAGGAGACAACCAGGCATTTGATGAAATAGCCAA from Corynebacterium ulcerans carries:
- the murJ gene encoding murein biosynthesis integral membrane protein MurJ, which encodes MNSSESTPSKKGTRYRIVPPAAPAPVPEARPRHTSSSVHPSEDRSKLDKDPARHSVADTSSDNSAVSAGLSTPSEGAQPAGGKTSESYEQESQTASVVTVDRDAQSARTTAAGATNDSAPQADEDSQSTASTSDNDVVRSTGSMAIATLFSRVTGFLRTVLISTSLGGAIASAFNTANTLPNLITEIVLGAVLTSLVVPVLIRAEKEDPDRGAAFIRRLFTLAAALLGLVTIGAIIAAPLLSQLMLGADGKVNIVQTTSFAYILLPQIFFYGMFSLLMAVLNTKQIFKPGAWAPVANNMITIAVLVLYMLLPGELDPTAPSTITDPHVLLLGLGTTLGVVVQALIMIPPIRRAGISLKPLWGIDARLKQFGGMATAIIVYVAISQIGYMITTRIASFADEGAPNIYQQHWLLLQVPYGIIGVTLLTAIMPRLSRNAADGDDKAVVRDLIIGSKLTYIALIPIVVFFTAYGERIGLGLFAYRRFDAESATILGWTLSFAAFTLLPYALVLLHLRVFYAREEAWTPTFIIAGITVTKVVLSVIAPMAATDPSRVVILLGAANGFGFVAGAIIGAMLLRRKLGNLGGREVLKTSTWAFIASGAGILAALALSYVLDQFMGGLFSALGSVGMLVHLAIVGVVFLLCTGLVLSRSGLEEVINLGYALQRIPGMRRIIHMRAPQTDTMVPTRQAIANEALAFDDTFNATPIPAPMSAGIVRGPRLVPGAQVSDGRFRLLADHGSVSTARFWQAREKTTGREVALIFVDTSGKAPQAPASPAAAAGEAAEVSRRTRALANLNHPAIAPNIEVLSYRNGCLVVADWVAGSSLASVASEPVNPYAAAYAFEPLSQAAQFAQSAHTPLGIDNHARIRINTDGMAILAFPAVLSDSSYERDMRSIRTALGTLIQVDTAPQEITALLHVDATELPHAIADLPDAPSVAEDHLVVEEEATPRPRNTPGFGSAGFSNIARAIIAMAVAVVVVSIAVITGYITSLFGSDQGQVPLNSDSIVNSKPSDALDLPSIVAPIKNASAWSPSGTTPHRESSSTAQLAIDPDKSSAWSTGPIEKGQGAGILLTLAQPHRASSVVVESDGTPAKISVYRVEDDNVSSLDSAQLLGERKVSSMQTRISLGKEPLVTSILVWVTGVPDNASVKIHNITVVASS